From one Erinaceus europaeus chromosome 4, mEriEur2.1, whole genome shotgun sequence genomic stretch:
- the LOC103122213 gene encoding MHC class I polypeptide-related sequence B-like — translation QDGSVQSRIFAEEHLDGQSILLYDSEKGVAEPRRQWATLFGDTLNTEIAGLTDIWEDLGMALAAFMTFQDQKKASLASTHGSMSVNPSSGSLPEGLEELGCMMPNRLGEGLWGE, via the exons CAGGATGGCTCTGTGCAATCAAGAATTTTCGCTGAGGAACACTTGGATGGTCAGTCCATCCTACTTTATGATAGTGAGAAGGGTGTGGCAGAGCCCAGGCGTCAGTGGGCAACCCTGTTTGGAGATACATTGAATACAGAGATCGCAGGCTTAACTGACATCTGGGAGGACCTCGGAATGGCTCTGGCAGCTTTCATGACCTTTCAGGACCAGAAAAAAG CCTCCTTAGCATCAACACATGGATCCATGAGTGTGAATCCAAGTTCTGGATCCCTTCCTGAGGGGCTGGAGGAATTGGGCTGCATGATGCCGAACAGACTTGgagaaggactctggggtgaatgA